Part of the Lotus japonicus ecotype B-129 chromosome 6, LjGifu_v1.2 genome, ACCCAACAAGAACTGATGGTGTAATCGCTTCATGCTTGGAGTGTTTTCTTTCTGGGGGTGCTCTTTATCGCTTTGAGTATGGTGATTCATGTCCGTTTTTTCTAGCCAAAGTTAAAGGGGGTACCCGCACCCTTGCTGACCCAGCTGAAAAAGTCCTCAACCGTGCGCGGTTTCTTCTTAAGAACGGATTTGACGCGTACCATgtcttcaagaataactgtatACACTTTGCAATTTACTGCAAGACAGGGCTTCTTGTGGGCAAAACATCAGTGTAAGCGGGGGCGGGAAAGCAGCATCTTGCGTTGCTGGTGCTGTAGCATCTTTACCACTTCAGTTGAATTGGGTTGGTTGAGCTTCCTACTGTACTAGCTGGTTGCTTTCTGATATTGGACTACGCTGGGACAGAACTAAAGTTCCAGTGGAGAAGATAGCGTAGATGGTTAAACTCTATTCAGCTTTCATAATTCATATGTTAATTTCTATTATATCTAAGATGTTTCCTGAATATGTTTTAAGACATCTGCTTTTGATCTCTTATTTGTTCAACGTTGCTTGTGCAAAATATATGCTTGTTTGCATTTCAATGTCTTCTCTATGGAAAACGACAATGCTACTTGTAATACTATAATGTTCATTAAGGTAAAACTTGGACTTGCCATCCTTCCACAGTCGAAGGAACACTACTGAGAAATTAATACTGTGGAAGGCAGGTTGCTGGTAAAATAAAAAGCATAAGAATCTTCAAGCAATCAATAACTGTCTAATAAATGAATCGACAAACAAAAGTCAATCAAAGTGGCTTGCATCAAAGAATGCTTTTGATTCATCAATCAAGTCTGATTAAGGTCATCAGCAGGGGCGGACCTAAGATGTTGTGGTAGCCCCCAGGAGAAAAAAAGTTTATAAAAGTGTTTTATTTTCGCCGTCAGAAACTTTTATACTGCATATTTCAATTAGTGACTGTTAATTTTGCATAATACTATGTTAAAATTTCACCCCCTTACATATTTTCTCTGGTTCTGTCCCTAATCAACAGAATCTTATAACACAAAAATATCATAGGGTTATGGAGTTTAGTAACCACATCTGAGATTTGAGTGCAGATATCCGTACCAACACTTCTATCTTTAGGCTAGGGGAAAACACACATCTAAGAATAAAGATGAAATAGAGACAGCAAGAGGAAAAAACAAATTGCTGTAAACCTTTTTGGTTGAATTTGATATACAACTAAGTGGAATGTGATACTTTCAAATTTGTGATACTTTCACATGTTTCGCCTACAAGTTACATACATAAAGATACAACTACAAAAGGAAATCTTCCAAACATCACAGGTCGGGCATAGAAGGCCAACCTGAACAAGTATCCATCCTTCTAAAAAGGCCAAAATTCTGGTCCACCAGGCTTCTTTACAAACATTTGATTGTACTCAGGCCTTGAGGTCTGCAATTGATGCAAACAATTATTAGAACACACACTGCTAAAAGCACAATTCATAAGATACATGGGGCTGAAAGTTGAGGAATGAGGCGGCTGAGTTTAATGGAGAACATAACATGTTCGACTATGTTTGGAATTCAGTTCATATGCTTCTAACCAACTTTGCACACATTCCAAGACACCAAAAGTAGAAGTAACAATTTCGTGTTGAAAGTAACTCAAATACAAACACACACGAATTCAATGTTGCCAAGCATTTCAAGTTATCAAGATCAACTATAAATTGATTGAAACATGAGACGCTCGTAAGCCAACATAATACAAGGGCATTTTGCATATTGAAATTTCATGCTAACACTAGTAAAACCACTAAAACTTATGTTAAGCACTCCAAGCAAAAGAGATATTCTAAATAAACCAGGAGGGTATCCCTTATTCCCTTGCATTAatctgaagaaaaataaatgctTTCATTGTCCAATTATCATGGAGCAAATTAAGATTTGAAACCCTTGTAGTGTTTTGGACCTCTCTTCTCTATGTGTAAATATAATTTGCATCAAGCTATTCATTAATTAATTCAACACATATATGCTACACTGCCAAATACTCAGATGATTCATAAAATTGTCCCATCAATTATATAAATTCCCAATTCCCAATATAATTGAGATCCTAACACATGATGTTAAAATTTCAGCTAAATTATTCTACAATAGCAGGTACCCAGATAGAAAAGAATGAAAATTTGAAGAAAAGGCACAAGAGGGTAAGTGATAATTGATAAATGAAAGGGAGGGAAGAAGGAAGGTTAGAAATGGGAAACTTACGATGTCTTTGAAGAGAAGATAAgcgatgaagaagaaaaggaagaagaggaTCTCAAACTCTGCGTGTCTCACAAAGGCGAAGACCGATTCAACCACCCGAGTCAATCCCGATTCATTCCGAGTCTCGACTCGCCTCGCCATCGCTGTTTTCTTCAAATCCAACAATCTTTCTCTCTCCCTGTTAAAGTAACCGTGGAATTGGGCATTGGTCGACCCGACCCGGTCCAATATATAACTCGACCGATTTTCACCGATTCTATACCGGCTCAATGGTTCTTGATCGCTTCTAATCGGTTTTTAAATTTACTTGTTAACCAGACCGGTTCCTAATCTGGATGAGTTCGATCTAGTTTTTAGAACgtcgatacaattagagtggcATGTTTTTCGTTGCACTTGGAGaattgaaaaacaaataaaacaacTACAGTAGAAGGTTAAAACACATATAGAAAATaacaaaggaaaaaagaaacttCCATATAATGGTGTGTTTTACATCCTTGACAATGATACAAGTAATTGACTATAAAATATTAGAAGtaacaaaatttgaaaaatcaaACTGGAAATTGTACTCTCCGAGTTTGGCAATCTCAAACCTGGCTCGAGCACGAGCCTCATCTCCTCCCTCATAATTAAAGTGCAACCATAATAGTTGCAGTTTCTAGGTCAGATGTAAACTCGCATATGGGTTAATGGCGCCACCCTATTCAATAAGTTACATGAAATTATCAAAAACTCTTAACAACCATAACCATAAGGGAGTGGTGACTCAACTCTTAAAGCATCTTCACTCATTACAAATTATGGATCATAAGACTAAGTACTTCAGTGCTCTCTAGCCTACCTCAAGAATTTGttggaaaaaaaactaatgaattaatcttttacaaAGTGGAGGGAAAAATTATTTTGATACTATTTActttggttttgttctaaagaaAATAAGATtagaaaatcatttttttaaaaaccaatGATGAGATTTGAGGGATATTGTAAGGTGTATCATTTTTAAATTGATCCACCATATAACAATCTTGAAATTTGATTCGTGAAGAAAAATTGTTGTTAAaataagttgtttttaatttataGACTTAGATTAGATAATGATCTTAATTATTTTctaagtgtaaaaaaaaaaaaaagataagatcACTGCCTAATTTATCAGAAATTGTGTAAGAAAAAGAAATAGGAGCATTCGTTCTAAGAGAAAATGTGGACGTTGTAGGGAAATTTGGTGATTTTCGTCCATTCAATTAGGCACTGTCATTGGCGTCATTTATCTGGATAGATAAGGTTCATTGCCTACTTGAACCTTCTTCTGTCTCACTTCCTTTTATTTCCTCCTCTACTGTTCTAGTTTTATGTCTTAGAATTCCAACTTCTCTAACAAAAAGGAACAAAATTTGCATTCAATTTCTTTTGGGTGGattgaaattattttctttatgCAGTGTTGTTAGTTGCCGtgttatatacttatattcATCATCAAGCATCATGTATTCATGTTCAATCATATATAACTGTAATTTTCTTAAAGATATTGTTTTAAACTTTGGAATAACAATTTCTGTGATGTAACTAATGCATTTGATGTTATTGTCTGGGGTGAGTTCACAGAACAATGGTGTTGAGATCATTCATCCTGCAACCCAACTTGACCCACTTGCTTCCAACATGCAAATTCTGTGTCAAACCTTCTTTCCAGCATTCCCAGCAGAAGGAATTTTCACTGAAAATCAGTAGAAGGGTGGGGGTTTTGGCAGCTATGGCTTCCTTGATTTTGGGTGGAGAGGGCATTTTTAGTTCACAGAGTGCATATGCATCTGAATTTGCATTTATGGCCCCTGATCTGACAGTTGAAGAGGCACAGAATGGAGCCAAGGTTCATGCACAAGATTTGTTACAAGTTAGAGAGCTGTTAGGGGCAGAGTCATGGAAAGCAGCACAAAGGGCATTGAGACAAAGTTCTGCACTCCTGAGGAAGGACTTATATGCCATTATCCAAAGCAAGCCTGGAAGTGAGAGGCCCCAACTAAGAAATCTCTTTTCTATTCTCTTCAACAATGTTTCTAGAGTAAGTGCTCTAATAAGTCCATATTCATGCATGTTTTGAACTTCTTCTACTtcattctaaagtcaaaattaattatgggtAGAAGTTTCTTTGAGTAATTTATGAATGTTAGAGTTGATTCTTAGAAAAGAAATCTCTAGTTCCTGTTTATTGTTCCCATCCTGTCTAACCAATCAAATTGTGCTATGTTATTTAAAAACAACTCATGTAACGTTATAGCTGTCATATccatgtttttttaatttacatgACACAATTTGATCGGTGAGACGTGAAAGGACACCAAACAGGAGGTGAAGATCCTAATCAGCTAATCATGATCATGAAAGTGGAGGGTGCATGTTCATTTTCATAGTCATTAATGGCTCAGACATGTGATCATTACATAGTCTTTACTTTCTCTAAAATCATAATATTATCCAATTAAAAAGTGGTTCAACCCCATGTATGTTGCTCCATCAATTATTTAATGCAAGGTGGCTTTTTGACAGATCCATCAAAATACGTGAATTTATCATGACACAATAAAGGATAAAGTCAAAGGATATAAAATCATAGGAAAAAGGGGAGATATGGGCCAGGGAGGGATTAGCCAAGTGAAGCTGTTCATTTTGTAAAGTCAAGTTTGATGATTATACTTACTGACAAATGATCTACTATTAATCTGTTCTTGTTGATTGGGAGAGCTGATTTGTGCATGGTTTTTAATTGATTGTACGAATTTTCCAACAGAAGATGCTTACTTGAAATCTACATATTAAACTGAGACTTGATCTTCAAGTTGGATTTCTGGGTTTGCCTCAAATCTTTGACAAACATCATAGTCACTATTGACAATTTGTTCTCCAATGGTGAAAAATAATGCAGCTAGATTATGCAGCAAGGGACAAAGATGTACCGGAAATCTGGCGGCGTTACGAGAACATTGTTGTAGCTGTGAATGACATTTTATCCATACTCTAACACCCTGCCCTATTGATAATGGGAGATCTCAGCAAGTTTCTGTCAACAGCTACCCAAATTTGCTTGGTGCAAGACGTGAAGTAGTCAATGATATAGGTTCAGAAATAGCTGAACTGAAAAATTGTCCTGTTATATACAGATCATGGGTTTGAT contains:
- the LOC130722261 gene encoding psbQ-like protein 3, chloroplastic gives rise to the protein MVLRSFILQPNLTHLLPTCKFCVKPSFQHSQQKEFSLKISRRVGVLAAMASLILGGEGIFSSQSAYASEFAFMAPDLTVEEAQNGAKVHAQDLLQVRELLGAESWKAAQRALRQSSALLRKDLYAIIQSKPGSERPQLRNLFSILFNNVSRLDYAARDKDVPEIWRRYENIVVAVNDILSIL
- the LOC130722262 gene encoding uncharacterized protein LOC130722262, with product MARRVETRNESGLTRVVESVFAFVRHAEFEILFFLFFFIAYLLFKDITSRPEYNQMFVKKPGGPEFWPF